From the Lolium rigidum isolate FL_2022 chromosome 2, APGP_CSIRO_Lrig_0.1, whole genome shotgun sequence genome, one window contains:
- the LOC124692305 gene encoding probable glucuronosyltransferase Os02g0520750 — protein sequence MAPMAGAKHGRHPVTALLVAACFSHLLFQPLTAAADAVEGRDARRNTERISGSAGDVLEDNPVGKLKVFIYDLPNKYNKRLVTKDPRCLSHMFAAEIFMHRFLLSSAVRTVNPEEADWFYTPVYTTCDLTRAGLPLPFKSPRMMRSAIQFISKKLPFWNRTDGGDHFFVVPHDFAACFHYQEENAIARGILPLLRRATLVQTFGQKNHVCLKEGSITIPPFAPPQKMQAHLIPPDTARSIFVYFRGLFYDNGNDPEGGYYARGARASLWENFKNNALFDISTEHPATYYEDMQRSVFCLCPLGWAPWSPRLVEAVVYGCIPVIIADDIVLPFADAIPWDEIGVFVDEEDVPKLDSILTSIPIDDILRKQRLLANPSMKKAMLFRQPAQPRDAFHQILNGLARKLPHPESVYLQPGEKHLNWTAGPVGDLKPW from the exons ATGGCGCCCATGGCGGGCGCGAAGCATGGGCGGCATCCTGTGACGGCCCTCCTTGTGGCCGCCTGCTTCTCACATCTCTTGTTCCAGCCGCTGACTGCCGCCGCCGACGCGGTGGAAGGGAGGGACGCTCGGCGGAACACCGAGCGCATCTCAG GAAGTGCTGGTGATGTGCTAGAAGACAATCCTGTTGGGAAGTTGAAGGTTTTCATCTATGATTTAccaaacaagtacaacaagaGGCTTGTCACCAAGGATCCCCGATGCCTCAGTCACATGTTTGCTGCCGAGATATTCATGCACCGTTTCTTGCTCTCCAGTGCAGTGAGGACGGTTAACCCTGAAGAGGCTGATTGGTTCTACACTCCTGTTTACACTACTTGTGATCTAACTCGTGCTGGACTTCCGTTACCATTTAAGTCTCCAAGGATGATGAGAAGCGCGATCCAGTTTATCTCAAAAAAGTTGCCTTTCTGGAATAGAACTGATGGAGGAGATCACTTCTTTGTTGTTCCACATGATTTTGCGGCATGCTTTCATTATCAG GAAGAGAATGCCATTGCACGTGGAATTCTTCCACTGCTACGCCGTGCTACGTTGGTTCAAACATTTGGACAGAAGAACCATGTCTGCTTGAAAGAGGGTTCTATCACGATACCGCCATTTGCACCACCACAGAAAATGCAGGCTCACTTGATTCCTCCCGATACTGCCCGTTCAATCTTTGTTTACTTCAGGGGATTGTTCTATGACAATGGGAATGACCCCGAGGGTGGGTATTATGCAAG AGGTGCTCGAGCTTCATTGTGGGAGAACTTCAAAAACAATGCTCTCTTTGACATCTCCACAGAACACCCTGCCACCTACTATGAAGATATGCAGCGCTCAGTCTTCTGCCTCTGTCCTTTGGGGTGGGCACCATGGAGCCCTAGGCTGGTGGAGGCTGTGGTTTATGGATGCATTCCAGTCATCATAGCTGATGACATTGTGCTTCCTTTTGCCGACGCAATCCCTTGGGACGAAATTGGTGTTTTTGTTGACGAGGAAGATGTTCCAAAGCTAGATTCAATTCTAACGTCTATTCCAATTGATGATATCCTAAGGAAGCAAAGATTGCTTGCCAATCCATCAATGAAGAAGGCCATGTTGTTCCGGCAGCCAGCGCAACCCAGAGACGCATTCCATCAGATTCTAAACGGCCTTGCTCGCAAACTCCCACACCCAGAGAGTGTATACTTACAGCCTGGTGAGAAGCATCTCAACTGGACAGCCGGGCCTGTTGGAGACCTGAAGCCTTGGTAA